The Streptomyces collinus DNA segment GCACATGCGGGCATTTCACCCGTCCCACATACGGCGGGCGGCCCCGCCACGGACCACATCGTCCGCCGGGCCGCCCACACGCCTTCTCAGGCCGCTGCCCCTCCCGAGGCGCTCACTGGCTACTGCTGCCGAAGTCCTCCGGGGAGATCTGGTCGAGGAACTCGCGGAACTTCTCCACCTCGTCCTCCTGCTCGTCCGGAATCGCGATGCCGGCGTCGTCGAGCACCGTGTCACTGCCGTAGATCGGCGTCCCGGTGCGCAGCGCGAGCGCTATGGCGTCGGACGGGCGGGCGCTCACCTCGACGCCGCTGGCGAAGACCAGCTCCGCGTAGAAGACGCCCTCACGCAGGTCCGTGATGCGCACTTCCGTGAGCTCCTGGCCGACGGCTTCCAGCACGTCCTTGAACAGGTCGTGAGTCAGCGGCCGCGCGGGAGCCATGCCCTGCTGGGCGAAGGCGATCGCCGTCGCCTCCCCCGGCCCGATCCAGATGGGGAGGTAACGGTCGCCTCCCACTTCACGCAGCAGCACGATCGG contains these protein-coding regions:
- a CDS encoding bifunctional nuclease family protein; translated protein: MNELDVVGVRVEMPSNQPIVLLREVGGDRYLPIWIGPGEATAIAFAQQGMAPARPLTHDLFKDVLEAVGQELTEVRITDLREGVFYAELVFASGVEVSARPSDAIALALRTGTPIYGSDTVLDDAGIAIPDEQEDEVEKFREFLDQISPEDFGSSSQ